A window of the Sporosarcina sp. FSL K6-2383 genome harbors these coding sequences:
- a CDS encoding acetyl-CoA C-acetyltransferase, translating to MARTVILDGARTPFAKLGGALQSLTASDLGGIAIKEALNRAGVKEDNVDEVIIGTVLQAAQGQIPSRQAATKAGLPWSVKTETINKVCASGMRSVTLGDQLIRLGDEEVIVAGGMESMSNAPYYLPKGRFGLKMGDTQLVDGMIYDGLSCSFSPDRVHMGTYGNSTAEELSLTREAQDEWSLRSHERALQAIDNGLFAEEIIAVDIPQRKGNPLTVDTDEAPRRDTSLESLAKLRPAFGKDGTITAGNAPGVNDGACALVLMNEERAQQEGKTPLAIIIGHTEVAIEPQNFPQTPGLVINELLKKTGKKLEDIDLFEINEAFAAVALASAQIADLDPEKVNVNGGAVALGHPIGASGARIILTLAYELKRRGGGIGIASICSGGGQGDAIMIEVPKSE from the coding sequence ATGGCAAGAACAGTCATTTTAGACGGAGCAAGAACCCCGTTCGCAAAATTAGGCGGAGCATTACAATCTTTAACGGCAAGTGATCTTGGCGGGATTGCGATTAAAGAAGCATTAAACCGAGCAGGTGTAAAAGAAGATAACGTTGATGAAGTCATTATCGGAACGGTATTGCAGGCGGCGCAAGGGCAAATCCCATCTAGACAAGCGGCAACAAAGGCAGGACTTCCATGGTCTGTGAAAACGGAAACCATTAACAAAGTATGTGCATCTGGCATGCGTAGTGTCACGTTAGGTGACCAGCTTATCCGCCTTGGCGATGAGGAAGTCATTGTGGCAGGCGGTATGGAATCGATGTCCAATGCACCGTACTATTTACCAAAAGGTCGTTTTGGCTTGAAGATGGGGGATACACAACTCGTTGACGGCATGATCTATGACGGGCTTTCTTGTTCATTCTCACCAGACCGCGTTCATATGGGGACATACGGCAATTCAACAGCAGAAGAATTATCATTGACAAGAGAAGCACAGGACGAATGGTCGCTACGCAGTCATGAACGGGCTTTACAAGCGATAGATAACGGCTTGTTCGCGGAAGAAATCATTGCCGTAGACATTCCGCAACGCAAGGGTAATCCGTTGACAGTAGATACAGATGAAGCACCACGTCGTGACACATCACTGGAATCACTGGCAAAACTGCGTCCGGCATTCGGGAAAGATGGCACCATTACAGCTGGAAACGCACCAGGCGTCAATGACGGAGCATGTGCCCTTGTCTTGATGAATGAAGAGCGTGCACAACAAGAAGGTAAAACACCGTTAGCAATCATTATTGGTCATACGGAAGTAGCCATTGAACCACAAAACTTCCCGCAAACACCAGGCCTCGTCATTAACGAGCTATTGAAAAAGACAGGTAAGAAACTAGAAGATATTGATCTTTTTGAAATAAACGAAGCATTCGCAGCAGTCGCACTCGCAAGTGCACAAATTGCAGATCTTGATCCAGAAAAAGTGAACGTCAACGGTGGGGCAGTGGCACTTGGCCATCCAATCGGGGCAAGCGGAGCACGCATTATATTGACATTGGCGTATGAACTGAAACGACGTGGAGGCGGCATTGGTATTGCATCCATTTGTTCGGGTGGAGGCCAAGGCGACGCGATTATGATTGAGGTACCAAAATCTGAATAA
- a CDS encoding 3-hydroxybutyryl-CoA dehydrogenase — MNIKKVMVIGAGQMGGGIAQVCAQAGFDVKLNDIKEESFIKGLAVITKNLSRNVEKGRMTEDEKAAVLSRITKSLDLQDASDVDIVIEAAVENMDIKRSIFAKLDGIAPAHAILASNTSSLPITEIAAATSRPEKVIGMHFMNPVPVMKLVEIIRGLATADEVYKAVEDMTVKLSKTPVEVNDFPGFVANRILMPMINEAIYTLYEGVASIEAIDDVMKLGMNHPMGPLQLADFIGLDTCLYIMETLHEGFGDSKYRPCPLLRKYVKAGWLGKKSGRGFYVYN; from the coding sequence ATGAATATCAAAAAAGTAATGGTCATTGGAGCGGGGCAAATGGGTGGCGGCATTGCTCAAGTATGCGCACAAGCGGGCTTCGACGTAAAACTAAACGATATTAAGGAAGAATCCTTTATCAAAGGACTCGCAGTCATTACAAAGAACCTGTCACGTAATGTCGAAAAGGGCCGTATGACGGAGGATGAAAAAGCAGCTGTTCTTAGCCGCATCACAAAATCACTCGATCTACAAGATGCTTCAGACGTTGACATCGTTATCGAAGCAGCTGTTGAAAATATGGATATCAAACGCTCGATTTTTGCTAAACTCGATGGTATCGCACCTGCACATGCCATTCTTGCATCCAATACATCTTCTCTTCCAATCACGGAAATTGCAGCGGCGACAAGCCGACCAGAAAAAGTGATCGGTATGCATTTTATGAATCCAGTACCTGTCATGAAGCTTGTTGAAATTATCCGTGGTCTTGCCACGGCTGATGAAGTCTACAAAGCAGTCGAGGATATGACGGTGAAGTTGTCAAAAACACCAGTCGAAGTCAATGACTTCCCAGGATTCGTTGCCAATCGCATATTAATGCCGATGATTAACGAAGCCATCTACACATTGTACGAAGGTGTTGCGTCCATTGAAGCGATTGATGACGTCATGAAACTCGGTATGAATCATCCAATGGGACCTCTGCAACTCGCAGATTTCATTGGACTCGACACATGCTTATACATTATGGAAACGTTACATGAAGGATTTGGGGATTCTAAATATCGACCGTGTCCATTGCTTAGAAAATATGTCAAAGCAGGCTGGTTAGGGAAGAAATCGGGTCGAGGTTTTTACGTCTACAACTAA